The Carnobacterium sp. 17-4 genome has a window encoding:
- a CDS encoding sugar phosphate isomerase/epimerase family protein, with product MRETIVVNMLVFDELVKDGKRQLDFFEGLSQLGIKKIEIRRDYIKEQTEFRDLNEAAKKYGFELLYSVPDLLYAEQMMKETDLRLYAKEAHELGSKHLKFGAGYAKDVSTEEVTILNNVLKEYEISHFTIENGQEDYSKAAKLNQLCAQLIEKGAAVSITFDTGNFIFVHEDPVKNAELLKNQVTYVHLKDIKEDTLEMTLLGEGDISVAEVLSEFPNDINTAIEYPCGKDPLAVLKEEITKLVTIKEDIERP from the coding sequence ATGAGAGAAACAATCGTAGTAAATATGCTGGTTTTTGATGAGTTAGTTAAAGACGGAAAGAGACAATTGGATTTTTTTGAAGGCCTTTCTCAATTAGGGATTAAAAAAATAGAAATCAGAAGAGATTACATCAAAGAGCAAACTGAGTTTAGAGACCTTAATGAAGCGGCTAAAAAGTATGGATTTGAATTGTTGTACTCTGTTCCAGATTTGCTTTATGCAGAGCAAATGATGAAGGAAACCGATTTAAGGTTATATGCAAAAGAAGCCCATGAGTTAGGTTCTAAACATTTAAAATTTGGAGCTGGATACGCTAAAGACGTTTCAACTGAAGAGGTTACGATTTTAAATAATGTGTTAAAAGAATACGAGATAAGCCATTTTACGATTGAGAATGGTCAAGAAGATTATTCAAAAGCGGCTAAACTAAATCAACTATGTGCTCAACTAATTGAAAAAGGTGCAGCAGTTTCGATAACCTTTGACACTGGAAACTTCATATTTGTTCATGAGGATCCAGTTAAGAACGCAGAACTTTTAAAAAACCAGGTAACTTATGTTCATTTGAAAGACATCAAAGAAGATACATTGGAAATGACACTTCTAGGTGAAGGAGATATTTCTGTAGCGGAGGTTTTGAGTGAATTTCCAAATGACATTAATACAGCTATTGAGTACCCTTGCGGCAAGGACCCCTTAGCCGTATTGAAAGAAGAAATCACAAAATTAGTAACCATTAAAGAGGATATCGAAAGACCTTAA
- a CDS encoding glycoside hydrolase family 1 protein encodes MKKQIPKDFIIGAGSSAWQTEGWKGKKEGQDSYLDTWYKNERHVWHEGFGPGVATNFYERYQDDIDLMKEIGLTHFRTSINWSRFFTNYETLEVDEDYASFVDRYIDSLIEAGVVPMLCLEHYELPTYLQDNYDGWSSKKVVELFTQYAEIVFDRYADRVKYWFTFNEPVVIQTRTYLDAIRYPHEQNTKKWMQWNYHKVLATAKVVEMYHRNNYDGQIGIVLNPEVTYPRSSSEADKKAAEMYDLFFNRIYLDPLVKGTYPEELFPLLEKHGIQFEYTKEELAIIAHNTVDFLGINLYYPNRVKAPSYQWNEQTPFHPAFYYDHFELPGRKMNKSRGWEIYPQMMFDFGMRIKNEYGNIPWMVTENGMGIEDEERFMDSNGVVQDDYRIEFITEHLNSLIEVTEAGSNCKGYMLWAFTDCVSPMNAFKNRYGLVRIDLDNNRDRSLKKSAFWYQDIIKNSVFEVPDKTEIR; translated from the coding sequence TTGAAAAAACAAATTCCAAAGGATTTTATTATTGGCGCTGGGTCATCCGCATGGCAAACAGAGGGATGGAAAGGCAAGAAAGAAGGGCAAGATTCATATCTGGATACATGGTATAAAAATGAAAGACATGTATGGCATGAAGGCTTCGGTCCAGGAGTTGCAACTAATTTTTATGAACGCTATCAAGACGATATTGATCTAATGAAAGAAATTGGGTTAACACATTTTCGAACTTCTATAAATTGGTCAAGATTTTTTACAAATTATGAAACTTTGGAAGTTGACGAAGACTATGCTTCATTTGTTGACCGCTATATAGATAGTTTGATTGAAGCTGGTGTAGTACCGATGTTGTGCCTTGAACATTATGAATTGCCAACTTATTTACAAGATAACTACGATGGCTGGAGTTCAAAAAAAGTTGTGGAACTATTTACACAGTACGCAGAAATTGTTTTTGACCGTTACGCAGACCGTGTAAAATATTGGTTTACATTTAATGAGCCCGTTGTTATCCAAACACGCACTTACTTAGATGCCATTCGTTATCCACATGAGCAAAATACAAAAAAATGGATGCAATGGAATTACCATAAAGTTTTGGCAACCGCAAAAGTTGTCGAAATGTATCATAGAAATAATTACGACGGCCAAATCGGTATTGTGTTGAACCCAGAGGTAACGTATCCAAGATCTTCTTCAGAAGCAGATAAAAAAGCGGCAGAGATGTACGATCTATTTTTCAATCGCATTTATTTAGATCCTTTGGTTAAGGGAACATATCCAGAAGAGTTGTTTCCGCTGTTAGAAAAGCATGGCATCCAATTTGAGTATACAAAAGAAGAATTGGCTATTATTGCACACAATACGGTAGACTTCTTAGGGATTAATTTATATTACCCGAATCGTGTGAAGGCACCAAGCTACCAATGGAATGAGCAAACACCTTTCCATCCAGCGTTCTACTATGACCATTTTGAATTGCCTGGACGAAAAATGAATAAATCTAGAGGATGGGAAATTTATCCTCAAATGATGTTTGATTTCGGTATGCGTATAAAAAATGAGTACGGAAATATTCCGTGGATGGTAACAGAAAATGGGATGGGTATTGAAGATGAAGAGCGGTTTATGGACAGCAATGGAGTTGTACAAGACGATTACCGCATCGAGTTTATTACAGAGCATTTGAATAGTTTGATTGAGGTAACTGAAGCTGGATCAAACTGTAAAGGGTATATGTTATGGGCTTTTACCGATTGTGTATCTCCTATGAACGCATTCAAGAATCGTTATGGGTTGGTCAGAATCGATTTAGATAATAACAGAGATCGCTCGTTAAAAAAATCGGCTTTTTGGTACCAAGACATCATTAAAAATAGTGTTTTTGAAGTTCCAGATAAAACAGAAATCAGATAA
- a CDS encoding PTS lactose/cellobiose transporter subunit IIA — MGQAINIETIMGLIIHGGNAKSDAMEAIHAAKTDDFTLAAEKLDAADKSLVEAHHAQTSLLTQEASGEELTVSLLAVHSQDHLMNAITFRDMASEVVDVYKKLAGVSID; from the coding sequence GTGGGACAAGCAATAAATATAGAAACAATCATGGGGTTAATTATTCATGGAGGAAACGCTAAAAGCGATGCAATGGAAGCTATTCATGCTGCAAAAACAGATGATTTTACATTAGCAGCTGAAAAATTAGATGCAGCAGATAAATCTTTAGTTGAAGCTCACCATGCTCAAACGAGTTTATTGACACAAGAAGCATCTGGTGAAGAGCTAACGGTTTCTTTATTAGCTGTGCATAGCCAAGATCATTTGATGAATGCTATAACATTTAGAGATATGGCGTCTGAAGTTGTTGACGTATATAAAAAACTTGCAGGGGTATCAATAGACTAA
- a CDS encoding PTS sugar transporter subunit IIB: protein MAEKTIMLVCSAGMSTSLLVTKMQAASKARNMDTEIFAVSAAEADKNLASKNIDVMLLGPQVRFMKGQFEKKLAGKNIPLDIINMQDYGKMNGENVLDHAIKLMN, encoded by the coding sequence ATGGCAGAAAAAACAATTATGTTAGTATGTTCAGCAGGTATGAGTACAAGTTTATTAGTAACTAAAATGCAAGCGGCTTCAAAAGCTCGCAATATGGATACAGAAATTTTTGCAGTATCAGCAGCAGAAGCAGATAAAAACCTTGCAAGCAAAAATATTGACGTTATGTTATTAGGGCCACAAGTTCGATTCATGAAAGGCCAATTCGAAAAGAAATTAGCTGGGAAAAATATTCCACTTGACATTATCAACATGCAAGATTACGGAAAAATGAACGGTGAAAATGTGTTGGATCATGCTATTAAATTAATGAATTAA
- a CDS encoding sigma-54-dependent transcriptional regulator, with protein MNKGVTAKDIALALSLDRANVSRYLNELYKENQIEKITGRPVLYQSIAISENEQEEYYKMNAFSRLIGYEASLKEMVQQAKAAILYPPNGLHTIIFGQTGTGKSLFAECMYQFAIESRALSKDAPFVTYNCADYAQNPQLLFGHIFGVKKGSYTGATQDRTGLIHQADNGILFLDEIHRLPPEGQEMLFTFIDKGIYRPLGESNETHHANVLIIGATTEKSNVLLSTFTRRIPMAITLPELIERTVEERYELIDSFLKQEAQRLNQKITIEREALLAFMLYQPEGNIGQFQRDLKLVCAKAFLNVRMENKQSLKIDQKDLPLQVQKGLLSIKEMPKQMERLIQLDQTEFTYMPITDSTDPLAYQQKEKAIVPLIEKNLLKKTNENLLENYHLDGLGHKEQKTYFNEYVKTLSTTSDVRKHIIDPVLKELVEQMYSLAKERLHRSYSTKMEFAFALHLQSALERIEENQRIDFPNLNEIRKNYSKEFQVAIDLSAMIEEAYSVEIPFEEIGFITLFLTKQEEVEMAQKQDEMTAIMVLMHGKTTASSMLETVKELLETTVGVAVNMPLTMKVQEMYQLVRQTIEENKEVYQHGLLILTDMGSLNTFGNMLAEDLGLRIKTLPMVSTLVVLEAVRMASIGRTLEEIYQSCQTVLKSSTKQLTLVDVKKKKAILVTCFTGEGVAKKLEQRILPVVDSTKVKIIPLQFLHREAFKQRIDQLMETYDIKAIVGTVEFDYQNIPFYSTYDIFNDEKLLLLSNQLEEELPINEIIQSLTGTLKKVGSIQQLMRFLQKLIQQMKSQLNVMIPAGVETGMLLHLAFLIEGLQTGTIIREFHGLEAYAKKNRMTMDVIKATLIPLEKQYQMAIPEDEIAYIAQMIIENQVKMHI; from the coding sequence ATGAATAAAGGTGTCACAGCCAAAGATATTGCCTTAGCTTTATCTTTGGACCGTGCAAATGTTAGTCGTTACTTAAATGAATTGTATAAAGAAAACCAAATAGAAAAAATAACTGGACGTCCAGTATTGTATCAATCAATAGCTATCAGCGAAAATGAGCAAGAAGAATACTATAAAATGAACGCTTTTTCTCGCTTAATAGGCTACGAAGCTTCTTTAAAAGAAATGGTGCAACAAGCAAAAGCGGCTATTTTGTATCCACCCAACGGGTTGCATACTATTATTTTTGGGCAAACAGGAACAGGAAAGTCGTTATTTGCAGAATGTATGTATCAATTTGCGATTGAATCGAGAGCATTGTCTAAAGATGCTCCTTTTGTAACGTATAACTGTGCAGACTATGCCCAAAATCCACAATTGCTTTTTGGGCATATTTTTGGTGTGAAAAAAGGGTCTTATACGGGTGCTACTCAGGATCGAACAGGTCTTATTCACCAAGCCGATAACGGTATTTTATTTTTAGATGAAATTCACCGATTGCCACCTGAAGGTCAAGAAATGTTGTTCACATTTATTGACAAAGGGATTTATCGTCCTCTAGGAGAAAGCAATGAAACGCATCACGCAAATGTATTGATTATTGGAGCAACAACAGAAAAATCTAATGTATTATTGTCAACGTTTACACGCAGAATCCCAATGGCTATAACCTTACCTGAGTTAATTGAACGCACAGTGGAAGAACGGTATGAGTTAATAGACAGTTTTTTGAAACAGGAAGCGCAACGCCTTAACCAAAAAATTACCATTGAAAGAGAAGCTCTATTAGCCTTTATGTTGTATCAACCAGAAGGAAATATTGGACAATTTCAACGAGATTTAAAACTAGTCTGTGCCAAAGCTTTCTTAAATGTTCGAATGGAAAACAAACAGTCTTTAAAAATTGATCAAAAAGACTTGCCACTACAAGTTCAAAAAGGGCTATTATCAATAAAAGAAATGCCCAAGCAAATGGAACGATTAATTCAGCTAGACCAAACAGAATTTACGTACATGCCAATAACGGACTCAACTGATCCCTTAGCTTATCAGCAGAAGGAAAAAGCGATTGTACCTTTGATAGAAAAAAATCTTTTGAAAAAGACAAATGAGAATCTTTTAGAAAATTATCACTTAGACGGATTAGGACATAAAGAACAAAAGACTTATTTTAATGAGTACGTCAAAACACTTTCGACAACGTCAGATGTACGCAAACACATCATTGATCCAGTATTAAAAGAATTGGTTGAACAAATGTATTCGCTTGCCAAAGAACGGCTGCATCGTTCATATTCTACTAAAATGGAATTTGCTTTTGCTCTACATTTGCAAAGTGCTCTGGAGCGAATAGAAGAAAATCAACGAATCGATTTTCCAAATTTGAATGAGATCCGAAAGAACTACTCGAAAGAATTTCAAGTAGCAATCGATCTTTCAGCTATGATTGAAGAAGCTTATTCTGTGGAAATTCCTTTTGAAGAAATTGGGTTTATCACGTTGTTTTTAACGAAACAAGAAGAGGTTGAAATGGCTCAAAAACAAGATGAAATGACAGCCATTATGGTTTTAATGCATGGAAAGACGACTGCAAGCAGCATGTTGGAAACCGTAAAAGAATTATTAGAAACGACAGTTGGCGTAGCCGTCAATATGCCATTGACTATGAAAGTTCAAGAAATGTACCAACTGGTTCGTCAAACGATTGAGGAAAATAAGGAAGTCTACCAACATGGATTACTGATTTTAACCGATATGGGTTCACTAAATACTTTTGGAAATATGTTAGCAGAAGACTTAGGCCTACGAATTAAAACACTTCCTATGGTGAGTACTTTAGTCGTTTTGGAAGCTGTAAGAATGGCTAGTATTGGCCGTACGTTAGAGGAAATTTACCAAAGTTGTCAAACGGTATTGAAAAGCAGCACAAAACAACTAACGTTAGTGGATGTAAAGAAAAAGAAAGCTATATTAGTTACCTGTTTTACGGGAGAAGGAGTAGCTAAAAAATTAGAACAGCGTATTCTTCCAGTAGTGGATTCTACAAAGGTGAAAATTATTCCTTTACAATTTTTGCACCGCGAAGCATTCAAGCAACGAATTGATCAGTTGATGGAAACGTATGATATTAAAGCTATAGTAGGGACTGTTGAATTCGACTATCAAAATATCCCCTTTTATAGCACATACGATATATTTAATGATGAAAAATTACTGCTGCTAAGCAATCAATTAGAAGAGGAGCTTCCCATAAACGAGATCATACAATCGTTGACGGGTACCTTGAAAAAAGTAGGGTCTATCCAACAACTGATGCGCTTTTTACAAAAACTAATCCAGCAAATGAAAAGTCAGCTGAATGTTATGATTCCAGCAGGCGTGGAAACGGGTATGCTGCTGCATTTGGCGTTTTTGATTGAAGGACTACAAACAGGTACGATTATTCGCGAATTTCATGGCTTAGAAGCATATGCTAAAAAAAATCGCATGACTATGGATGTAATTAAAGCGACTCTTATTCCATTAGAAAAACAATACCAAATGGCTATTCCAGAGGATGAGATTGCGTATATTGCACAAATGATTATTGAAAATCAAGTAAAAATGCATATTTAA
- a CDS encoding GntR family transcriptional regulator, with protein sequence MVKYEAIADEIRNRITNGEYKVESLIPDQVTLSEEFKVSRMTIKKALDILAMEGLIYRQRGSGTFVMKNSPLNEKNSAVNEYDGLTKQMQGHKLESKIIKFTVEFPNEEIMEHLMIEKNMPVYNLIRLRILDDKPYVLEHTYMPTDLAVGLTEDIIEGSIYKYLHDELNISFSGAYRKIRADKSSKYDQEYLNCGVHDPVLEVEQIVYLKDGRPFEHSRSRHRYDTRSFTFIDMNQKF encoded by the coding sequence ATGGTAAAGTACGAAGCAATAGCAGATGAAATAAGAAATCGCATTACAAATGGCGAATATAAAGTGGAATCTCTTATCCCAGATCAAGTAACCCTATCAGAAGAATTTAAAGTTAGCAGAATGACAATAAAAAAAGCACTAGATATCTTGGCTATGGAAGGATTAATTTATCGTCAACGTGGTTCTGGAACATTTGTGATGAAAAATTCTCCTTTAAACGAAAAAAATTCTGCTGTTAATGAGTACGATGGTTTAACCAAACAAATGCAAGGACATAAGTTAGAAAGTAAAATAATTAAATTCACAGTTGAATTCCCAAATGAAGAAATCATGGAACATTTGATGATTGAAAAAAATATGCCGGTGTATAATCTAATTAGGTTAAGAATCCTTGATGATAAGCCTTATGTTCTAGAACACACTTACATGCCAACAGATTTGGCAGTCGGATTAACGGAAGACATCATTGAAGGTTCAATCTATAAATATCTTCACGATGAATTAAATATAAGTTTTAGTGGGGCATATCGTAAAATTCGTGCAGACAAGTCCTCTAAATACGATCAAGAATATTTAAATTGTGGTGTTCATGATCCTGTATTAGAAGTTGAACAAATCGTGTACTTAAAAGATGGTCGACCTTTTGAGCATTCACGAAGTCGCCATCGTTATGATACACGTAGTTTTACGTTTATAGATATGAATCAAAAATTTTAA
- the celB gene encoding PTS cellobiose transporter subunit IIC, which produces MNGFIDMLGEKLLPIAGKLGENRYLKVLRDAFMLAFPITMFGSIVVVLNNLPFFSDATKGTLGNLFGNGQNATMSIMTIFVTFGIGYYLSKSYDVEGIFGGAVSLASYLILTPFSMVTESGEAVTGVLSLDRLGAKGMFIGMIAAFVAAEIYTRVVKKGIVIKMPDGVPPAVANSFAALLPAIITLTTFLLLNAAVIGFFNTNLHDVVYTAIQQPLTALGSGLPATLIAVFFVQFLWFFGLHGQIIVNSVMDPIWNTLALENLDAYKAGEALPHIVTKPFMEIYTVGMGGSGSTLIVVLLLAFIMKSKQNKEIGRLALGPAIFNVNEPLIFGMPLVLNASIFIPWILAPLVTTAFNYAMMSTGIFPIPTGVTVPWTIPVIINGIMATSSVMGGVLQVIDMALIGLIWFPFLKLVDKVNLNIVSMAD; this is translated from the coding sequence GTGAATGGATTTATTGATATGCTTGGTGAAAAATTACTTCCTATTGCCGGAAAATTAGGCGAAAATCGTTACCTTAAAGTTTTACGTGACGCATTTATGCTTGCTTTTCCAATTACCATGTTTGGTTCGATTGTAGTTGTATTAAATAACTTGCCATTTTTCAGTGATGCTACAAAAGGTACTTTAGGGAACTTGTTCGGTAATGGACAAAATGCTACAATGTCGATTATGACCATTTTTGTTACATTTGGTATAGGTTATTATTTGAGCAAATCATATGATGTCGAAGGTATCTTCGGTGGAGCAGTTTCATTAGCTTCTTACTTGATTTTGACACCATTCTCAATGGTAACTGAATCAGGCGAAGCAGTAACTGGAGTGTTGTCTTTAGACCGTTTAGGTGCAAAAGGGATGTTCATCGGTATGATCGCAGCATTTGTTGCAGCTGAGATCTATACACGTGTTGTAAAAAAAGGTATTGTTATTAAAATGCCTGACGGTGTTCCACCGGCAGTTGCAAATTCATTTGCAGCCTTGTTACCTGCTATTATTACTTTAACAACTTTCTTGTTGCTTAATGCAGCAGTTATTGGTTTCTTCAATACAAACTTACATGATGTTGTTTATACAGCTATTCAACAGCCTTTAACAGCTCTTGGTAGTGGATTACCAGCTACATTGATTGCCGTATTCTTCGTGCAATTCTTATGGTTCTTTGGATTACATGGTCAAATTATTGTTAACTCAGTAATGGACCCAATCTGGAACACATTAGCTTTAGAAAACCTTGATGCTTATAAAGCTGGCGAAGCTTTACCACATATTGTAACTAAACCATTTATGGAAATTTACACTGTTGGTATGGGTGGATCTGGTAGTACATTAATTGTTGTATTATTGTTAGCCTTCATTATGAAGAGCAAACAAAATAAAGAAATCGGTCGCTTAGCTTTAGGACCTGCAATCTTTAACGTTAATGAACCATTGATCTTCGGAATGCCGTTAGTATTAAATGCTTCTATCTTTATTCCTTGGATTCTTGCTCCTTTAGTAACAACAGCATTCAACTACGCTATGATGTCTACAGGAATATTCCCAATTCCAACAGGAGTTACAGTACCGTGGACAATACCAGTTATTATTAATGGAATTATGGCTACAAGTTCAGTAATGGGTGGAGTACTTCAAGTTATCGATATGGCTCTTATCGGATTGATTTGGTTCCCATTCCTTAAATTAGTTGATAAAGTAAATCTAAATATTGTTTCTATGGCTGATTAA